A single Paenibacillus kribbensis DNA region contains:
- a CDS encoding FHA domain-containing protein — translation MSLTRCPNGHMFSTRKHGNTCPYCNTVVNIASPKSVEPAAKTNAAGDDDKTMPYLGETVGIHPVTGWLVCIEGAQVGQDYRIMAEKNFIGRAEDMHVRIIGDNTISRRNHAVIVYDPKKRNFFLLPGDSSGLAYHNNEAVYSPVELAAYDVIELGHSKFIFIPLCGAHFEWDNEK, via the coding sequence ATGAGTTTGACAAGATGCCCGAACGGACACATGTTCAGTACACGAAAGCACGGAAATACGTGTCCTTATTGCAATACGGTAGTAAATATAGCCTCGCCCAAGAGCGTGGAGCCAGCAGCGAAAACCAATGCTGCAGGAGACGATGACAAAACCATGCCATATTTGGGTGAGACGGTGGGAATTCACCCGGTAACCGGATGGCTGGTGTGCATCGAGGGAGCACAGGTGGGTCAGGATTATCGCATTATGGCAGAGAAAAACTTTATCGGACGCGCAGAGGATATGCATGTCCGCATTATCGGAGACAACACGATTTCCCGCAGAAATCATGCGGTGATTGTGTATGACCCGAAGAAACGCAACTTCTTTTTGCTGCCAGGCGATTCGTCAGGCTTGGCATACCATAATAATGAAGCGGTATATTCACCAGTGGAGCTGGCTGCTTATGATGTAATTGAATTGGGACACAGCAAATTTATCTTTATTCCGCTGTGCGGTGCCCATTTTGAGTGGGATAACGAAAAATAG
- a CDS encoding PP2C family protein-serine/threonine phosphatase, producing MQPYFVVCGAAVLFAVLLIIRIRLTRSSGSRTVSGIEIGNGQTIGSRSEQDDYFASMTTPVGTLAVVADGISGLANGRMSSTLAVTTFTKAFAKLEDASNLNEYFAGAASQSNRSILQNLNGQGGGTTLAAVIICGYQLYYGAVGDSVITIYRNGHFQTVNSKHTAETLLEERVLAGQMTSEEAKTSPVRNQLVNYLGYEGFESMELGTTPIRLYSGDYVLLCSDGIQEALTEIELEEIMRKGGTPQEMADTMIDAINDKGFKSQDNATVLILAIG from the coding sequence ATGCAGCCTTATTTTGTTGTATGTGGAGCTGCGGTGCTATTCGCTGTTCTTCTCATCATCCGCATACGACTGACACGAAGTTCCGGCAGCCGTACCGTGAGTGGAATTGAGATCGGGAATGGTCAAACGATTGGGAGTCGAAGCGAGCAGGATGATTATTTTGCAAGTATGACGACACCTGTCGGTACGTTGGCTGTTGTCGCAGATGGTATCAGCGGACTGGCCAATGGACGCATGTCCAGTACATTGGCTGTGACGACCTTTACGAAGGCGTTTGCCAAGCTGGAGGATGCATCGAATTTGAACGAATATTTTGCCGGAGCAGCAAGCCAAAGCAACCGCAGCATTTTGCAAAATTTGAATGGGCAGGGCGGAGGAACGACGCTGGCGGCAGTCATTATTTGCGGCTATCAACTGTATTACGGAGCGGTGGGCGACAGTGTGATTACGATCTATCGCAATGGGCATTTCCAGACGGTCAATTCTAAGCATACAGCGGAAACACTGCTGGAGGAACGAGTGCTGGCCGGACAAATGACCTCGGAGGAAGCCAAAACGAGTCCTGTACGCAATCAGCTGGTCAACTATTTGGGCTATGAAGGCTTTGAGAGCATGGAGCTTGGCACTACACCGATTCGTCTGTATTCGGGTGATTATGTTCTATTGTGCAGCGATGGCATCCAGGAGGCGTTGACGGAAATTGAACTCGAAGAGATCATGCGCAAAGGCGGCACACCGCAGGAAATGGCGGATACCATGATCGACGCCATTAATGACAAAGGCTTTAAGAGTCAGGATAATGCGACAGTACTTATTTTGGCGATAGGATGA
- a CDS encoding FHA domain-containing protein — translation MKTAQNRWVFIIDVAMFGLMLAIAFYVFNRTGYSGLKTVVAIGIGIGVLVYILRNLVSVVPVAKPKAERKRIAKLVLIDEEGESIKEWYIEGETSLLIGKTTSRSEADIDLADTDYASLISVEHAVLNRVNSDWFVEDVDSGNGTGLRPAQESVTKKLESGEPHRIYSGDLLYIANTRLLVK, via the coding sequence GTGAAAACGGCGCAGAACAGATGGGTTTTCATCATAGATGTTGCCATGTTCGGGCTGATGCTGGCGATCGCCTTTTATGTGTTTAACCGTACAGGCTACAGCGGCTTGAAAACCGTGGTCGCGATAGGTATTGGAATCGGCGTGCTTGTATACATACTGCGCAATCTGGTGTCCGTTGTACCCGTGGCAAAGCCAAAGGCAGAGCGTAAGCGGATTGCCAAGCTGGTACTGATTGATGAAGAAGGCGAGTCCATTAAAGAATGGTATATCGAAGGTGAAACATCGCTCTTGATCGGCAAAACAACGTCCCGCTCTGAGGCGGATATTGATTTGGCAGATACAGATTATGCATCGCTGATCAGCGTGGAGCATGCGGTGCTCAACCGGGTGAACAGTGACTGGTTTGTGGAGGATGTGGATTCCGGAAACGGGACGGGGTTGCGGCCTGCCCAGGAAAGTGTGACGAAAAAGCTGGAAAGCGGCGAGCCTCACCGGATCTATTCGGGTGATTTATTATACATTGCCAACACGAGGCTGCTCGTCAAATAG
- a CDS encoding DnaJ domain-containing protein, producing MTNYYELLGVSRDASEAEIKQAYRKLAKKYHPDTNQGSEEATRKFKLIHEAYNTLRDEALRQAYDAELIRKTEGAGGQQQERGRGAAASGGTRKAAKGFNPADIGSNFEQFFGFHPKTKEGSPGKNTKKSGDPTDTSAMFNQFFGIRKK from the coding sequence ATGACCAACTACTATGAGCTGCTCGGTGTCAGCCGGGATGCTTCGGAGGCAGAGATTAAGCAGGCTTACCGCAAACTGGCGAAAAAGTATCATCCTGATACCAACCAGGGAAGCGAGGAAGCAACGCGCAAGTTCAAGCTGATCCACGAGGCTTATAATACCTTGCGTGACGAAGCATTGCGGCAGGCATACGATGCCGAGCTCATCCGAAAAACTGAGGGAGCTGGCGGACAGCAGCAAGAGAGAGGAAGAGGAGCTGCAGCTTCCGGAGGTACGCGCAAGGCGGCCAAAGGATTTAATCCGGCTGACATAGGAAGTAATTTTGAGCAATTTTTCGGTTTTCATCCGAAAACGAAGGAGGGCTCACCTGGGAAAAATACGAAAAAATCCGGTGATCCGACGGATACCTCGGCGATGTTTAACCAGTTTTTTGGTATTCGTAAAAAGTGA
- a CDS encoding iron-dependent peroxidase, whose amino-acid sequence MNYVWDLLMRAREQELDVDKFRFVPAVSYSPYMELSLVDLNTLELEQVVEINPYYRFYSIFRDLFPPDAEDCLELRESLFDIMMHFLAEIDLYQGMNRREYHIRFVQRDIADGIFGPKVKGSFEQLNREEQDAIAEGLLRLYETGEAVHLLKETMRRVFHRSIIYANCEEKDELLVYIGQEETQLSRLKVDLILDLFLPARFTTELYWTSHFGILEADPTMKIDAIALY is encoded by the coding sequence GTGAATTATGTCTGGGATTTGCTCATGCGCGCGCGGGAACAGGAGCTGGACGTGGATAAATTCCGTTTCGTACCCGCTGTCAGCTATTCTCCCTATATGGAGCTTAGTCTGGTAGATTTGAATACTTTGGAGCTGGAGCAGGTGGTGGAAATCAATCCATACTACCGCTTTTATTCTATTTTTCGGGACCTGTTTCCACCGGATGCAGAAGATTGTCTGGAGCTAAGGGAATCGCTGTTTGATATCATGATGCATTTTCTGGCGGAAATTGATTTGTATCAGGGGATGAATCGGCGCGAGTATCACATCCGGTTTGTTCAGCGTGATATTGCTGACGGCATTTTTGGCCCGAAGGTGAAGGGGAGTTTTGAACAATTAAACCGCGAGGAGCAGGATGCGATTGCCGAAGGACTGCTGCGCCTGTATGAGACAGGGGAAGCTGTGCATCTGTTAAAAGAAACGATGCGGCGCGTTTTTCATCGCTCGATCATTTATGCCAATTGTGAGGAAAAAGATGAACTGCTCGTTTATATCGGTCAGGAGGAAACGCAGCTGTCACGGCTGAAGGTGGATTTGATTCTGGATTTGTTTCTTCCGGCACGTTTTACGACTGAGCTGTATTGGACAAGTCATTTCGGCATTTTGGAGGCAGATCCTACGATGAAAATAGACGCTATCGCCCTCTATTAA
- a CDS encoding normocyte-binding protein, with amino-acid sequence MKELVQDRLSKMDDLEQRRLLKNMMAGVFMNLVEYQEEMTRQLERRVFEEIENTEEKFDVYVSLTSREDYDPIHEFLYPVLPSDTEDKKVDISRVAEVVREGGAMPLFTLFLEMETERIAALVHSKRIFAGMLVTETGNYPIRFRLEHNRSYILEIEKLYHIFLQNGMPWKTINHPYAHKFVDCVLIGGDGEPVAHEEIHEITISLEEFDAFKKGDVFPLWNIERLSLKNSGFPIPAMDRVNFEHVLPLRKTGPEHGYLIDGAEGDIRYIKRTEEELTIVTSRDKSGEWNVLKVTKPVTTRLSRQTYPVLSNRRQDSFLGRYAGKQAVIVRAKAEITRIVNSFEAAQGLELERVDIWGGTGRNDVSNLVSKTQTYPLNPFVSDNVRTVEGKQIMRLGFRRGSEEAAPASPAYMLSDLMSFLVSEVQMYFPEYKCEGEWV; translated from the coding sequence GTGAAAGAACTGGTGCAGGACCGTTTGAGCAAGATGGACGATCTGGAGCAGAGACGTTTACTGAAAAATATGATGGCGGGGGTATTTATGAACCTCGTCGAATATCAGGAAGAGATGACCCGCCAGCTGGAACGGCGGGTATTTGAGGAAATAGAGAATACAGAAGAAAAGTTTGATGTGTACGTGTCACTGACATCGCGTGAGGACTACGATCCGATTCATGAGTTTTTATATCCGGTGTTACCGTCTGATACGGAGGATAAGAAGGTGGACATCAGCCGTGTAGCGGAGGTGGTTCGCGAAGGCGGAGCGATGCCGCTGTTTACGCTTTTTCTGGAGATGGAGACCGAACGAATCGCAGCGCTGGTACACAGCAAGCGAATTTTTGCAGGAATGCTGGTCACGGAAACCGGAAATTATCCCATTCGCTTTCGTCTGGAGCACAACCGTTCCTATATTTTGGAGATTGAAAAGCTGTATCATATATTTTTGCAAAATGGTATGCCATGGAAAACGATTAATCATCCGTACGCACATAAATTTGTCGACTGCGTGTTGATTGGGGGAGACGGGGAGCCCGTAGCGCACGAAGAAATTCATGAAATTACGATCTCGTTGGAGGAGTTCGACGCTTTTAAGAAAGGCGATGTTTTTCCGCTTTGGAACATTGAACGGCTCTCTCTAAAGAACAGCGGTTTTCCGATACCCGCTATGGATCGCGTGAACTTTGAGCATGTGCTGCCTTTGCGTAAAACAGGACCTGAGCACGGCTATTTGATCGACGGCGCTGAAGGGGATATCCGGTATATCAAGCGTACGGAAGAAGAACTGACCATTGTCACGTCACGGGATAAATCCGGGGAATGGAATGTGTTAAAGGTTACGAAGCCAGTCACGACGAGACTTAGCCGGCAGACATATCCAGTGTTGTCCAATCGGCGGCAGGACAGCTTTTTGGGACGCTATGCAGGCAAGCAGGCCGTGATTGTCCGGGCCAAAGCGGAAATCACGCGTATCGTTAACTCGTTTGAAGCAGCCCAGGGGCTGGAGCTGGAACGTGTGGATATCTGGGGAGGCACCGGTAGAAATGATGTAAGCAACCTTGTATCCAAAACCCAGACGTATCCGCTAAACCCGTTTGTCAGCGATAATGTGCGGACGGTGGAAGGCAAGCAGATCATGCGGCTGGGGTTCAGACGCGGCTCTGAAGAAGCTGCGCCAGCCTCACCTGCTTACATGTTATCCGACTTAATGAGCTTTCTGGTGTCGGAAGTGCAGATGTATTTTCCAGAGTACAAATGTGAAGGAGAATGGGTGTGA
- a CDS encoding PP2C family protein-serine/threonine phosphatase — protein MRKDNSDFSTAFVSEAGSYIDNRDYFAFMETDDMACYVLADGLDSDQELHSAEMVVKTVLENFMEKPSMSKRRLMRDLREAQEWLQFESRRVRLKASLLMVVTNYNKMVYVSCGNVRLYHFRNGRLNFRSKDHSLAQSLADDGRIPDEATSTHEERGNLLEYLGNPNGVHAHYAKKTQLADGDVMLLTTSGMWEDVELAEMLGALEEAKDPVMLTDTLEEVLLSKQRRAVNNYTAAAIYVNKVFQEKPKNRRKLIKRILIALLVFIVVGGGAWITLARMAANKAAALETMIESAQTADDYARAGDYAKALKSYSEAKNAAVKINDKIHKRLYTAEQKVSQLVVDGDGYVEKADFAKAEASYEKARKSAGLYPPFNVKDIEHKIDQLDSYAETASWMKDGDLKFQGGDYTNALKLYQKANKAAMESGYTSAQKELEKKITETNDKLASIQQQLKEIQAGKLQAKGDRLMKDLDYEGAIDAYSGAQEIYQEIDKLESVLAMERSIAKAEEKQSAEQQKNGQLPAGLGLPDGALNDANAEDVAGAGLTSATAAPAADSQTKAAATGSTGTGSASTGSASTSAVKKEASPPSTSPAKSSSTGDGNASSAKAATSKEQGAADSASKAAGASDSVSQDQAAVNGS, from the coding sequence ATGCGCAAGGACAACAGCGATTTTAGTACCGCCTTTGTGTCGGAAGCGGGCTCTTACATAGACAACCGGGACTATTTTGCATTCATGGAGACGGACGACATGGCCTGTTATGTCCTCGCAGACGGTCTGGATTCGGATCAGGAGCTGCACAGCGCGGAAATGGTTGTCAAAACGGTGCTGGAAAATTTCATGGAGAAGCCTTCCATGTCCAAGCGGCGCCTGATGAGAGATCTGCGTGAAGCGCAGGAATGGCTGCAATTCGAAAGCCGCCGTGTTCGGCTCAAGGCCAGTCTGTTGATGGTAGTGACCAACTACAACAAAATGGTGTACGTTTCGTGTGGTAATGTGCGGCTATATCATTTTCGCAATGGACGGCTTAATTTTCGCAGTAAGGATCACAGCTTGGCACAGTCATTGGCAGATGACGGGCGCATTCCGGACGAAGCGACCAGCACTCACGAGGAACGGGGAAATCTGCTGGAGTACCTGGGAAATCCGAATGGGGTTCATGCCCATTATGCCAAAAAGACGCAGCTTGCAGATGGAGATGTCATGCTGCTGACCACATCCGGGATGTGGGAAGATGTTGAACTGGCGGAAATGCTCGGTGCGCTGGAGGAAGCGAAGGACCCGGTCATGCTGACGGATACGCTGGAAGAGGTGCTGCTGAGCAAGCAGCGCCGGGCGGTGAACAATTATACAGCCGCAGCCATTTATGTAAACAAAGTATTTCAGGAAAAACCTAAAAACCGTCGCAAGCTGATCAAACGGATTTTGATTGCTTTACTTGTTTTTATCGTTGTAGGCGGTGGAGCATGGATTACGCTGGCGCGCATGGCTGCGAATAAGGCAGCAGCGCTGGAAACGATGATCGAATCGGCCCAGACGGCAGATGATTACGCGAGAGCAGGGGATTATGCAAAGGCGCTCAAATCCTACAGCGAGGCGAAAAATGCGGCAGTTAAAATCAACGATAAGATTCATAAGAGGTTGTATACGGCTGAGCAGAAAGTTTCTCAACTGGTGGTTGACGGAGATGGCTATGTGGAAAAGGCGGACTTTGCCAAAGCCGAAGCCAGCTACGAAAAAGCACGGAAAAGCGCGGGATTGTATCCACCGTTTAATGTGAAGGATATTGAGCATAAAATCGATCAGCTGGACAGCTATGCCGAGACGGCGAGCTGGATGAAGGACGGAGATTTGAAATTTCAGGGCGGCGATTACACGAATGCGCTTAAGCTGTATCAAAAAGCAAACAAGGCTGCGATGGAATCCGGGTATACGTCCGCGCAAAAAGAGCTGGAGAAGAAAATTACCGAAACCAATGATAAATTGGCATCCATCCAGCAGCAGCTGAAGGAGATTCAAGCTGGCAAGCTTCAGGCCAAAGGGGATCGGTTGATGAAAGATCTCGATTATGAAGGAGCCATTGACGCTTATAGCGGCGCACAGGAGATTTATCAGGAAATCGATAAGCTTGAAAGCGTTCTGGCCATGGAGCGGAGCATCGCGAAGGCAGAGGAGAAGCAGAGCGCGGAGCAGCAGAAAAATGGTCAGCTTCCAGCCGGACTGGGCTTGCCTGACGGAGCGTTGAACGATGCGAACGCAGAGGACGTGGCGGGCGCAGGTTTGACCTCCGCAACCGCAGCCCCTGCTGCTGATTCGCAGACAAAGGCTGCGGCGACGGGCTCTACGGGGACTGGCTCTGCGAGTACTGGCTCTGCAAGTACATCGGCCGTGAAGAAGGAAGCCTCCCCGCCTTCAACTTCGCCTGCGAAAAGCAGCAGTACGGGCGATGGAAACGCCTCTTCGGCAAAAGCGGCCACGAGCAAGGAGCAGGGAGCTGCTGATTCCGCTTCTAAAGCAGCAGGGGCGTCCGATTCAGTAAGCCAGGATCAGGCTGCCGTGAACGGAAGTTAA